The genomic segment TCAACTCCTGCGCCAGCACCAGGAAGTACCGCAGGCTCACCGTGTCCGGCGCCACACGCCCCCCTTGGCGATTGATAACGATCCGTTCTGAGTCTATCCCGTACCGGTCTTTCCCTCGTCCGCGCATCAAGCCCTAACCTGCGCATACGACGATCCAACCGACGGCGGTACCCGTCGCCGGAATCGATCGATCCGAGCGTCGATTCGAAGTCGGACGTGTCCGGCCGAACACAGGAGGTCTCCATGGCCAAGGGCTACTGGGTCAGTGTCTACCCCGCCATTTCCGACCCCGAGGAGCTGACCGCCTACAACAAACTGGCGGGCCCGGCCGTCCGGGCCGGGGGCGGGCGCGTCCTGTCCAACTTCGGTCGAGTCGTCGCCCACGAGGCCGGAATCGCGGAACGCGTCGTTCTGATCGAGTTCGACACCTTCGAACAGGCCGTCGCGGCATACGAGAGCGAGGCATACCGGCAGGCGCTGACGGCCCTCCCCCACGGCTTCCAGCGCGACTTCCGCATCATCGAAGGCATCGACTGACCGGCGGGCCGGCCATGGCCGGACTTCGGCTCTTCCGGTCGTCGCAGTCCACGTACGAGACCTTGAGGCCGCGAGTGGCCCATGGCACGCTCATGCCGCATGATCGACGAATTCGCGAAGGACAACCTGCACGGGAGACTGCGGCGGGACCGCGAGGCGCTGCTCTGGAAGCTCGACGGCTTGTCCGAATACGACGCCCGCCGACCATTGACAGTGACCGGGAGCAACCTCCTCGGCCTGGTCAAACACGTGGCCGGCGTCGAGGCCAGGTACTTCGGCGAAGTCTTCGATCGCCCTTTCCCGAAACCGCTGCCCCGGTGGCAGGACCACGACGGCAGCGATCTGTGGGCGACCGAGGACGAGACCCGCGATCGAATCATCCAGTTCTACCGGCGCACGTGGGAACACTCGGACGCGACGATCAACGAGCTTCCCCTCGACACCCCCGGCCACGTGCCCTGGTGGCCGGATCCCCACTCCGACACGAACCTGTTCGCCGTCATGGTCCACGTCCTCGGCGAGACCAACCGGCATGCCGGGCACGCCGACATCCTGCGCGAAGGCATCGACGGCCGAACCGGGATGCGCCCCGAACACGAGACGCAGATAGATGAGGAAGCCCGCGCCGCCTACTGCGCGACAATCGAGCAGGCCGCCCGATCCGCCGCATCGGCCGTCGCATAGAGGTTCTGTGCGATGTGACTCGAAGGTCGAGGCTCGACCGCAAGGTGGCGGGACCGCTCCGCGCGACAAGGGAGCGGTGTTCGAAGCCATGGCGTACGCGGTCGTCGTCGGGGTACCCGCAGTGCCTCCCTTGGATTGCGGAACGGGCTTACGGTGAGGAGATGGCCAGGATGGATCCACGCACCGATATCCGAGAGTTTCTCAGCTCGCGTCGCGCCCGCATCGCACCCGAGCAGGCGGGCCTGCCCGCTTACGGCGGCAATCGCCGGGTCAAGGGTCTGCGTCGCGAGGAGGTGGCGCTACTGGCGGGGGTATCGGTCGACTACTACGTGCGCATGGAGCGCGGCAGCCTCGCCGGTGTCTCCGATGGCGTGCTCGACGCGTTGGCCTCCGCCCTGCAACTCGACGAGGCCGAACGCGACCACCTGTTCCACCTCGCGCGCCGGGCGCCCGGTGGCCCACGCCGCCGGCACAGCCCCGCCGTGACGGTGCGCTCGACGCTGCAACAGGTGCTCGACGCGATCTCCGATGCGCCGGCGTGGATCGGTAACGGCCGTTATGACGTGCTCGCCATGAATCAACTCGCCCGCGCGCTGTATTCACCGATGCCGGCCGACCCGCGACGGCCCGCGAACACAGCGCGGTTCATCTACCTGAACTCGGAGACGGCCAAAGATTTCTTCGTCGACTACGACCAGATCGCCGCCGCCGTGGCCGCGAAGCTACGCATGGAAGCCGGCCGCGATCCGCACGACGAGAAGCTGATCGCCCTGGTCGGCGAACTGTCGACGGGCAGTGAGCTGTTCCGACAACGGTGGGCATCCCAGGACGTGCGACTGCACCGCTCCGGGCGCAAGCGTGTACACCATCCGATCGTGGGCCGGCTCGACCTGGACGTCGAATCCCTGGAACTACCGGCCGACCCCGGCCTGTACCTCACCGTCTACACCGCACCCGCGGGCACACCGACCGCCGACAACCTGGCACTCCTGGCATCGTGGGCCGCCACCCACCACCCAACGTCGTGTCGGTAATCGCCATCACGGAAACTGCTGCGCTGAATGGCACTGCATCATCGGGTACTGGGGTTTGCGCTTGTGGTTGCGGGTGGCCGGTGCGGGGTTGGTCCGAGTCGGTGGTGGGCCGCCGCCGGCGTTCGGGGCTCCGAGACTCGAAGTTCCCGGCGAGGCGGACGTGTTGGTCGGCGAAAACCGGCCGGCAGCGGGGGCGGGGAGGCGGGTCGGGTCGAGTCCTCCGGGGAGCCTTCTGGAGTGGGTCGGGCGTTTCCGGCGGGTGATGGCATGTGGGTGACGAAGGTTCATGAACCCGGATTGGGTGGGGTCCCGGAGCCTTGGCGTACGGGAAAACCGCAGTTCAGCGTGGAGGGCGGCTACTCCTGGTGCCTCGGGATCCGGTTTCGGACCCTGCTGGACACTTCCGATCTCTTCGACGGCCTATGGAAAGTGCAGCGTCCGAGGCCGATCCCGATCGGGCAGTTTGGG from the Embleya scabrispora genome contains:
- a CDS encoding DUF1330 domain-containing protein, yielding MAKGYWVSVYPAISDPEELTAYNKLAGPAVRAGGGRVLSNFGRVVAHEAGIAERVVLIEFDTFEQAVAAYESEAYRQALTALPHGFQRDFRIIEGID
- a CDS encoding DinB family protein encodes the protein MIDEFAKDNLHGRLRRDREALLWKLDGLSEYDARRPLTVTGSNLLGLVKHVAGVEARYFGEVFDRPFPKPLPRWQDHDGSDLWATEDETRDRIIQFYRRTWEHSDATINELPLDTPGHVPWWPDPHSDTNLFAVMVHVLGETNRHAGHADILREGIDGRTGMRPEHETQIDEEARAAYCATIEQAARSAASAVA
- a CDS encoding helix-turn-helix transcriptional regulator, giving the protein MARMDPRTDIREFLSSRRARIAPEQAGLPAYGGNRRVKGLRREEVALLAGVSVDYYVRMERGSLAGVSDGVLDALASALQLDEAERDHLFHLARRAPGGPRRRHSPAVTVRSTLQQVLDAISDAPAWIGNGRYDVLAMNQLARALYSPMPADPRRPANTARFIYLNSETAKDFFVDYDQIAAAVAAKLRMEAGRDPHDEKLIALVGELSTGSELFRQRWASQDVRLHRSGRKRVHHPIVGRLDLDVESLELPADPGLYLTVYTAPAGTPTADNLALLASWAATHHPTSCR